The region CAGTCATGCATGACCTTGACGATGGCCCGGTTCTCCGCGTCCAGGGTCTGGTCGTTTTCGCTGTTGCGCCACAAAAACCAGTCAGTCTGCAATGCAAGGGCGAATTCCACGGTTTTTTCATCCAGGGGCACGAACCTGGCGTCATGATCGCGCATGAACTGGTTGAGCAGATTCTTCTTATTGTGAAATTTGCGCCCTTTGAGCTCGGTCAATTCGCCCACGTCGTAAAGATAATCCCAGTGTTCCCTGCATTCCTCCACTTCAACCCCACTCAATCGCTGCTCCCAGATGAGCTTCAATTCCTCGGGGATGCGGATGAAGCAGGTGTCCTGCGGCAGATCGTCCTGCAAGGCGACCCAGTCGGCCTTCTCCCAATCCCCGACGGGAGCCCAGTACAAGGTCTGAGGAAAGGTTTGCCGAATGAGAACATAGTCATCCCTGAAAGACCATTCCAGGCCATATTCCCGGCCCCAGCCCCAGAGATTGATAAAGCTGTAATCCGACGGTTTCTGGCTGCACTGCGCCAGACGCCGATTATATTCTTTCTGCCCGTCAAGGGTGATTGGGCGAAACGTTTTTTCCATGAGCCCTTCCGATATAAGTTACGCAACAATTACGGCCATTTTGGTCAGATTTAAAAACTCAAGAAATCAAAGCTCTTGCAGTTGAGGCAAAAACAATTATACTTTGTAACCCGTGGATGTCAAAGCACGTCACCCCAATTTTCCGGAAGCATGAAACTTATGTCAGATACCCAGGCCGACTGGAAACTCAAAACTCCGGCTCCCGAAGCCGCGCAAACCTCTGCCCAGCAGCGAGGCATCGCCGAACGCCTTGAAGTGAGCCCCCTTCTGGTTCACCTGATGTCCCTGCGCGGTCTGGTCTGTGAATCCGACATGGACAAGTTTCTGAGTCCCGGCCTTCGTTATATGCATCCGCTGGAAAAATGGCCCGGCATCGAGGCCGGTGCGACCCTGATCTGCAAAGCCGTCGAGGAAAACCGCAGGATCGCGGTCTGGGGCGACTACGACGTGGACGGGATCACGGCCACAACGCTGGTCAAGGACTTCATGGCCCGCCGTGGCGTCGAAATCAGTCATTACATCCCCGACAGGCTCGACTTCGGGTATGGGCTGCATGTGGACGGCATCCGCGAACTGGCCGCCCAGGGGGTCGGGCTGCTTTTGACCGTCGATTGCGGCATCGCCAACAACGAGGAGATTCGCGAAGCCAGGGCGCTGGGGATGCAGGTCATCGTCACCGACCATCATCTCCCCGGTCAGGAACTGCCCGAGGCCGAGGTCATCATCAACCCCAAGCTTGAAGGATGGCCCACTCCCAACCTTGCGGGGGTAGGTGTGGCCTTCCTGCTCATGGGCGCGGTCAACCGGCTCCTTCCCGGGGATGCGACTGACATCCGCGATTTTCTTGATCTGGTCGCCCTTGGTACCGTCGCCGATGTTGTGCCCCTGGATGAACAGAACAGAATCCTGGTCAAGAACGGGCTTCTGCTGATCAAGGAAGGCCGCCGTCCCGGCATCCAGGCCCTCAAGGAAATCAGCGGCCTGGCGCCGGACGACAATGTTGGCACGGGCTCCATAGGCTTTGCCCTTGCACCCCGCATCAATGCCGCAGGCCGCATCGGCGACCCGGACCTTGCCGTGCGAATGCTGCTGGCGCAAGACCCGGAAGAAGCCCGCCAACTCGCCACAAAACTCGACAAGCTCAACGCCAAGCGCAAACTCGAAGAACAGCGCATCCTGGAAGAGGCCATCGCCCAGGCCGAATCGCAACTTCACCTGCCAGGGCTGGTGCTGCACTCCGAACACTGGCACTCCGGCATCATCGGCATCGTGGCCTCGCGCATCGTGGAGCGCTTTCATCGCCCCTGCCTGATCCTGACCAAGGAGAACGGAATCTTCAAGGGTTCGGGCCGGTCCACCCCGTCCTTCGACCTGTACCAGGCTCTCTTGTCCTGCAAACAGTGTCTCTACAAATTTGGCGGCCACCGCCAGGCCGCAGGGCTCAAGCTCGAACCCTTCCAGCTGGCAAATCTGAAAAACCTTTTTGCCTGGGCCGTGGAAGAACAGTTGGGCTCAAACCCCGCGCCGCCGGTCCTGGAACTGGACGCGGAACTGCCCTTTGCCTTGATAACGGCCACATTGCTTAAAGAACTCGAGCTCTTGCAGCCCTTTGGTCAAGGCAACCCGAGGCCCATTTTCCTGTCCCCTCCGCTCAACATCCTCAAGCATCGTTTTTTCAGTCAGAAAAAACATCTGGAGCTGCACCTGTCTGATTCCAGTGACGGCACGAACATGCGTGCCGTAGCCTGGCGACAGGGTGAACGCTGGCAGGACGCCTCTTTCACGGGCAGGCAAATCAAAATCGCCTACACTCCGCGTCTTTCGAAATTCAACGGACTGCAACAAATCGAACTGGCCGTGCAGGATATCCTCTCACTGGAATGAGCAGACTTTTCTTTATCGCCAAAAGCACGTAGACAGCTGCAAAAATCATGGAGGAATATATGAAACGCCTCAGGAGTTTATTGATTGTTCTCGTACTGTTGAGCACGGGATGCGCGGCATTGGTGGTCGGAGGCGCGGCAGCGGTCGGAACGTATACATATGTTGCAGGACAGTTGCAGCGGACCTACAACGCCAATCTCGACGCCACGTACCAGGCCACGCTGGCCGGATGCGAAGCGCTTGGGTTGCCCGTTCAGGACAGGCAAAAACAGCTCAGCAAAGCTTTGGTCAAGGTCATAGACGGAGACCGTGATGTCTGGATATCGCTTACCGCTCAAAGCTCCACAACCACCGAAGTCTCCATCCGAGTGGGCTATCTTGGTGATGAGCTTGCGTCGCGGCGCATCCACGA is a window of Deltaproteobacteria bacterium HGW-Deltaproteobacteria-18 DNA encoding:
- the recJ gene encoding single-stranded-DNA-specific exonuclease RecJ — translated: MSDTQADWKLKTPAPEAAQTSAQQRGIAERLEVSPLLVHLMSLRGLVCESDMDKFLSPGLRYMHPLEKWPGIEAGATLICKAVEENRRIAVWGDYDVDGITATTLVKDFMARRGVEISHYIPDRLDFGYGLHVDGIRELAAQGVGLLLTVDCGIANNEEIREARALGMQVIVTDHHLPGQELPEAEVIINPKLEGWPTPNLAGVGVAFLLMGAVNRLLPGDATDIRDFLDLVALGTVADVVPLDEQNRILVKNGLLLIKEGRRPGIQALKEISGLAPDDNVGTGSIGFALAPRINAAGRIGDPDLAVRMLLAQDPEEARQLATKLDKLNAKRKLEEQRILEEAIAQAESQLHLPGLVLHSEHWHSGIIGIVASRIVERFHRPCLILTKENGIFKGSGRSTPSFDLYQALLSCKQCLYKFGGHRQAAGLKLEPFQLANLKNLFAWAVEEQLGSNPAPPVLELDAELPFALITATLLKELELLQPFGQGNPRPIFLSPPLNILKHRFFSQKKHLELHLSDSSDGTNMRAVAWRQGERWQDASFTGRQIKIAYTPRLSKFNGLQQIELAVQDILSLE